DNA from Rhipicephalus sanguineus isolate Rsan-2018 chromosome 11, BIME_Rsan_1.4, whole genome shotgun sequence:
TGAGTGCCTcgcatgccagcgctccaaggtacagcgtcacaccgtgacaccgttggagacgtttcccgggccagatgctcgattcgaccacatacacgtcgacatcgtcgggccgttgccaccctgtcagggccaaatgtatctgctaacttgtgttgaccgtttcacgcgttgggcagaggctgttcccatgccaggcatcacagccgaaactgttgcccgtgctttcgtcagtcactggctctgtcgctttggcgtgccatcatccattacaaccgacagaggaagccaattcgagtccgcattattcgccagtctaacaaagctcatcggtgcttcgcgcatcagaacgactgcctaccatccgatgaGTAATGGAATGGTTGAGCGATTCCACCGACAGTTGAAAGCCGCACTCATGGCAAGCGAAGAACACTCCTGGGTCGAAGCACTGCCCATTGTACTCTGGGGCATACGCACTGCTTTCAAGGCGGACGTCGGCTGCAGCGCTGCAGAACTTGTCTACGGCACAACCCTGCGTCTGCCTGGCGAGTTCTTTGTGCCTGACCAACAACAGACCCACATTCCTGCTGGCGACTACGCATCTCgcctacgtcacatcatgacaaaacttcgaccgacacctccacgacagcccacagaaagaagcatatatgtgagcagcgaactcgagtcgtgtagccacatctttctgcgcaacgatgtagtgcgaagatcactacaagcaccgtacgacggacccttcagagttctccgccacgggagaaaaacgattaccatcgaaaggcatggccgccaggaagtggtgtcattggacagagttaagCCGGCACACATGGAGACCAACCAGTCCACGACAGCAACCTCCGCCCTTCCACCTGAAACCTGCCGAACAGCGCCACATCCCACACCAGCGACGGACACCCAAGTGACTGAAAAATATCACACACGCAGTGGAAGACGGACAGGTGCGCCAAATCGCCTCAACCTGTAGCCGCGTTTCATTTCGCTCGTGCTCTCACTAGGGGGGGAgtactgtggtgaactctaaatgcgccgcggtgcagccgtggcgctgccagcgtgaggaagaacgacattccctttcctccctctgcgccgtaacaaaggcacgaaggaggcgcggagagggagagaaggaaaaccagttcgccgagaaataaagctagttggtaccgagactctcaacaacacgcctcgtctctgcgtcgctcacgcgtgccaacaaagtgagcgagggatgactgggacccatcggttaccgagaggatggtaaatgtgcCGAAGGAGTGctccatcgtgaagtttgaaacgcgcgagctgtcgccgtaagcggctgttgggagcacgggacGAGCCAGTGAGCCGATGGTTAtatgttacatatatatatatatatatatatatatatatatatatatatatatatatatatatatatatatatatatatatatatatatatatataaccaacaTAAAGGTTGGTTGAACTTACCCtgccccctcgaaaaaattttttggctacgcccctgacaggaGCGATACTAGCATGCTAGTAATCACACTGGAAGTGAGTGAACGTgtttaaaaaagagagagagagagagagagagaaaatgcccAAGTTCATTACATGCGCTGACGTATCTTATTTCCCTCGCATCATATCCCACCCAAGTAGCTGTGTGGTGATTTCGACTCGTGAGGCAATGTAGACTGATACTGAAGTGGTTTGGTGATTACTTGgcaaagtgtttcagggcccctttcaTAAAACTTGTGCTTCACAATGAATGATTACTATATTTTTCAGACATAATACCCAGCTTTCTTTCCAGAAACTTTGGTCTGAAAATTGCCCTGGTGTTCATATGAAATACAAAGTGCCGACGTGCCTTTGCCAAAAACCTTACTGTCAGCAGCATTGTTAGTGATATATAGTCATCACAGGGCAGCGGCACTAGCTTTCACACCTGATAGCAAATGCAAACCGCTGCTGTGAATATAATTACAAAAAAGCGTCGCCTGATCAGGCGAACCTTGCACTAAACCGCAGAAGgttttgaaacagcgaaactggacgattctgaagactaatctgggttgcttctagattgtttctaggccttagctaggcgatgcaggttgtttcttgGTTGCTTTCAGGTCATagctgggctttagctaggtgatgctaggttgcttctacgttgattctcagtgcagagaggttcgagttaaacgacAGACAGCCATAATCAGGACatagatgtccaaactccagagacagggcTTCACGCTGAAACCAaatgttcgcacctctcatagatctacgggcatgtcttcgttggcgtaggccttccattgcttcggggtcttctcgcagctgctgttgcctttcctgttccctagtattctctccttgtacatactcagggtcttcggctcgccgccgttgcttcgccgccatttgttgggcaaactgccttcttcctttttagtagaagttgtgtgtagtgggatttacccaattcctgtggcacatacccgtttatgacgatggtagttttctgataggccacacagtggcacatacccgtatgatgatgatagttttcttcattttcagaggaccagtggtgaatagtgggatttacccaattcctgtggcacatacccgtttatgacgatggtagttttctgataggccacacagtggcacatacccgtttgatgacgatagttttcttcattttcagaggaccagtggtgaatagtgggatttacccaatttctgtggcacatacctgtttatgatgatggtagttttttggtacggggtgaacaagaaacgatttgctaaacagcttcgctgttaaaactcatGCAAGATGATAAATATGAAACAATGGCATAGCAGGAGGAAGTGgcacacaccaggggcgtagccagggggggtcgggggggttcaaaccaaccccccccccccccgaattttttcagttttgcttgcgtatatatacacgtatacacgcgcacatacaaacgcacgcactgcTTGGTCTCTCTCTCTACCGGCGCCCCTTCATGATCCAATTCTCCCGACGAAAGCTTCCTCTCTGCTTGTCATGCCCCGCACGCGGGTGATGTTACTGCACGCGCCCTTAGTGCgatggagatggccggctcgtttcatctctgcttcatgCAGCCACGTTGGTCCAAAGAGCTCGCGCGCTCTTACTTGCACGTAGTACATACTATGCGCGGGACgctgttatcgatttggactttatacggatcATGATGGTGAtgccgacggcaacggcgaaaacccgccgagactgttcatataattatcacaataaaaaaataatgtgCACAGCTTGGACTATAGTGGTGCCAGGCTCGAACAAACAGGGGAGTTAATGTAtcggactcccgaggaagaagctgcccTTCAAAGCCCGTGTCCCTGGCCCACTTAAACGACATcggtttggcgggaacatgtcacgtaacTAGTGTTACGCGATTTTGGCGGGAGCATGTCATGTGACCAGTGTTATATGCGGCTAGTGTGATTTTGGTGGGAACATGTAACGTGACtattgttacgtgattttacgtcacgTGCCGAGTGTTACGTGACTTTGGCAAGTATGTCATGTAATGTGTCATGTTACGGGatagttattccatcccacgccggaaaaagtggcgcatgtgttttgggagcgaagcagaagatgtagAGGAATAAGATGACGAAGTGAGCGCTTGCCGTTTCACgataatgataatttttgttcgcgactaatGGAGATTCTCCaagtttaaacagctccgctgctataTGACATCGTTGACTTAAACAGAAACATGCTGCGGTTGAACCGCGTAACTGCCAGACTGACTCGAGCAATGGCATGAAAGCGATAGCCACCTGTTAAATCATAGCTCAATTGCCCAAACGTACATGATGCCTGCTTGCCTATGCTTTATGTTGTGGTGTTGCGACGACGAAAGCGCGTGCTCTgccactagagagttttagaatacgATTCTTTGCGTTTGCGTTAGTTGAGTACGTAGGCTGTGTCGAAATCTAACGtgtctaatttttttttgctagcgtCTGCAGAAATACATGACAAAGACACTTTACTATAAAACAACAAGATACGACTAAACTTAAGTATACTTTGCGCCGGAGGGTGTCAGAAAATCATAAAGGATGTCGCATGGTGACTATTTACAgccgaaatgaaagaaagaacagtaAGTAAATGCAAAACATGACCGTATGGCCCCTTAGCTGAAGGCTAGTTGTGGGTCCGTTTTATATGaacaaatatatacaaatatttgAGGGGCCGTACAACAAGTCAAGGATGCAAAATTAAAGAGAATGAACAACAGAAAAACAACACATAAAAGTACTGTAGATGAAGGTACAGCGAATTCTCACGACACAAGATCTCGTCCAGAACTCCaacctaaaagaaaaaaatcacaccatctcccgctaaaggggaccatgaggcgatgcgaagcagcgtttcggcatgtagagcccgcgtttcagagggggaaagAAAGGGCTGAGGGGAGAGGAAAAGCGGAGAGGGATAGGGGGAAAGTCGAaagaggatgggagagggaaggtggagagggagaggaggtgtgtggagagggcttgcgcatgtgcagtaagggtggtcacgccgcacaccaccacaccggattgaactccgctataagatgattCACAtctaaagaagaaaagagaatatAGATATAGAAGTACATAGGAAGATCGTTTCACATGTTCGGCTGACAGTCGCGGAAAGTAGTATTTCTTTAAGCAATGTGGCATGTTTCTGTTTTGCTTTACACCGAATGGTATGTTATTTCATAATTTGATGCCGATGAATTCAACTAATCTCTCGCCAGATATATTTCTCGTCGGTGGCATATTAAGTTTACCAAAAGCTTTGTTACGTGTTACACGGGCTAGTACTCGTAATActgacatattgtcacgtggccgtgacgccGAAGAAGACTCCCGCAGAACTCAGAAGTACAGAACTCTTTATTTAGCTCGAACTTGTGCCCGCAAAATAAAAGGCTCAAATTAACTACTAGCAATTCAAGCtgcacactgacagcggcgagaatggcgtcggccgtcgagtaatctgtcCATTGGTGGAACGCGTCTTTTATAcatgtcatcgaaccttccagcgttatcgctgcatggtgctcgcgtaagctctcgaataaacttgactatccATGTCCTGCGCGTAatgttaacagaatgatctcataaaatcgcaaagcttctcaaacattgtgaagcggtctgcgccgagcattgctaacagtctttgcaggtgaaatccgaatacatcaaaataaagaaatataaaCACGCTTGGCAATATGAAATTAATagtttaataatatctggagtttaacgtcccaaaaccgcgatatcattatgagagacgccgtagtggaggactccgtaaatttcgagcacctggggttctttataaagtgcacctaaatctaatgcacgggcctcaaacattttcgtctccatcgaaaatgcagccgccgcggccgggattcgatcccacgaccttcgggtcagcagtcgagtgccataatcactagaccaccgtggcggggcgaaaaaTTGGTTTTTACTTACTattaaaatatttattgccaTATGCATAGTTCTAGTATCAAACAAGCACTGACACTTGAATGAACGTGGCGTTTTCAATTTGCGGCGAAAACATCGACGCACGCCGGCCAAGGCGAAAAATATTCACTAACGTTTATTTACTAATTTGCCCAGATATTTACTTATGGTGTCACTGACAACGCAACCAGCAGCAGTGCTgatgaaagaaaataaataaatgcgtagTTTCACTAAAGAGGCTGAACGTGGTGCACGGTGCCGGCGAACAGGATGACTTCCGGATTGTGGCACCGTATCAGGAAGTAGAAGGGTCGGTCGACCCGGAACCGAGACGGGTCCTTGAGGAAGCTTCCGGGCGTTTCTGGGACGTCCTTGGGCGCGGTCGTCCCGGTGCCTTCTTcgttgacgtcgatgaaggcCTTGTGCACGGCAACCGACAGGGCTAGTCCGTTGGTCTGCAAGCCGCTGCTGCTCTCCTCGGATGGGTCCCTGCTCATTGTGAAGCCCGGAAATTCGGCCACGAGCGGGTCGAACAGGTCCGTGACGCCCATTTCCTGAAGGACGACCCGAAGGTCCGTCGTGTCTTCCAGCTGTGCGAGAAAAAAACCAACCAGGAGAGGTATAACCAAGCGGAATCTTACGTCAGCGAGGTCAAGAAGTGCGCAACCTCGACAGCTAGACGATGTCATAATGTAGTGCGAATACACAAATACAGACACGGAGACATACAAAACAGGCACTCCGTACGTGTCTTTGTATTTATGTCTTCGCGCTACACTACGGGCGATCAGCTAacagcacaggtcggcaaaaaatgtggagctcactcggactcactcatgaaattattctgcccttcgggctcactcggactcagactcactaaaatatttctcaacaggactcactcggactcaaacccaCGAAAATATTGCTCacttcactcagactcacggctcgatctgcgTCTAAggaagtctgagtgagtcgactcatgcgtccgttagcgtataattagctttttcgaccatggtgtcaatgctctttaacaccaatatctcgcatattcgGTGCTCTACCTGGCACCATTTGAACCCGTACCTTCATACACGAGTTACTATTGGTTCCAGTtcagtaagggcatttttattgaaagagaggactcacacgagatatttttatgaagaacttcccgtgaaagagttcgcGTCCAGAGGTCAAGGCACCTCTacaacctcccccccccgccccctttttcgtaactcatgcctctgatcaataaatattgagttgGCGTATGGacactagtgcgttgaagtatgtgcgagtagacgtgagtataaacgtgagccgacataaggctagATAGTAATGCCACGGTCGCTACATAAAAGAAGGGTATtgctgaagttgagtaggtaGGAGTCtaacaccaacaagcccaacaacAAGTGCAGCGTTAcaagcgtgacatagcattctgcAGAGGAAAGTGGGTagtgccgagttttcaagaaattcaagaaaggaaacgcaagcaagccagatgaggACCATGGTTGGGGCACAAaggacgccctttttactcgatcttagTATGTGAGATGGGGACGGGGCACTCAAGACATAAGGCTCGTGTTGGTACGATTAATCGTTTCGCGTTGTCCTTTGCTCCCCGCCTCAGTGCCAGACATATCGTGGACACAGTGGTGTACGTATGTACAGTATCAACGGAAAAGgattggcacaagtgaccggttgCCGGACCGAtaagattgcgacacgcggcgctgcgtTTTTTCCGAgcgcgccgatatcgagagtgccaagcacattccattttccaaagcaggggtggccggcggaaagcactccaacaagcaGCTTTTTCTGGGCAGGGATAAAGGTAGTTGCTCGCAACTTcagcgaaaaaacaaacaaacaaacaaacaaaaaaagatatcGTGTGCATAGGCACATCTggcgataagcaatgaacaagcgtttctttaagatatgggctttcggatggTCCAACAGCAAGGTGGGTTGCTTTCCGAcagtccgccggccacccctgctttggaaagtggaacgtgcttggcaatctcgctatcggcgtgctcgtgaacaacggcgccgcgtgtcgcaatcttgcggCTCCGGCCACCGTTCACTTGCGCTAATCTTTCTTCCGTTGAGGCTACGTACAGTACCTTGAAGCGAGGAAGCTCCAGCTGGGCGTCCTGCTGGGGGTCGAACCCTCGCAAGATCCTGTTCAGGCGCTCGGGCGTCAGAGACTCGACGAGAGCGCCGAGTCCGTCCAGCTGGTCCGGCACCAGCAGGGTCATCGAGAAGCGGCCGCCGTTGTCCTCGTAGGGCACGTCGATGGCTCGCCCCGCCAGGCCCTCACAGTAGTGGTTGAGCCGCGCGGGTGCGTCGCCCCACATCATTCGAGTGCGCACAACCCGCGTGCGAGACTCGTGGAAGTCGCCCGGCACGGTGCGGCCCGGGTCGAACGGGGTGTTCCACCGTCCTGTGAAGGCATGCGGGCTATAGGTATGTTCATGAATTCGAGAAAACGGGTGCATATACGTTCTAATTAGATCGTTTGCATCGATATGTTCAGTAACAGACATAAAGGTGTCGCAGAAGAAAAGCTGTCccacactttaagaaaaaaaaaagtcatttgactcttttttgctaCATATGTTACTTGGAGTTttacatgtataactctctttagagaggcgtGTTGACTCCTTTTAGGAGTGTCGTGTGACgcgcgactctccaaaagagagttgGCTTGTCTCCCTTTAAAGTGTTATAGATCTctcccaggcccgtagccaggaaattttttcggagggggggggggcacttgctgcaggccttgactatttgagaaaaacacctgttttcattatttatttttagtaaaacacccccccccccctctgtcaacatcccggggtggggggggggctaggacaacccccctggctacgggcctgatctcACCTGCGAGAGTCACATATGTAGCAAAAAAGAGTCAATTTCAAATGAATATTTTTTTAGAGTGCAGGGGCTTAACAATGTCACGGTCCTTTATTCTTCTTTCAGCGGCATGACTAGCGGACGTGGGTCAGACACTATCTTGCAAAGACGCGGGCCGGCTAGGCAAATAAGTACACGTGCAAATCGTTTGCtcaagttgatttttcattgtGTTTTATGACGCACAGCACAATGAAGAATAACAAAAAGAAATCAATTTAGACTGCGTGGACTCAATTCCTCGGTTTCCGAGCCAGACGGCCAGCCAAAGTACTCTGAGACGAGCGCCAGGCAGACAAAGAGGGAACACACCACGTTTACCACGACACTTCCAGGCGCCAAATGCCTCGGCTGACtcggtcgctcgagcagcaactgcaggggcgtagccaggggggggggggttcaaaccctccccaaaatttttcagttttgcttgcgtatatatacacgcgcacatacaaacacacgcacgaacatacataaagtatggttgaaccccccccgaaaaaaatttctggctacgcccctgagcaacTGCAAACTTCGATCATAAGGGCATGGTCGCGGGCGCTGGCACACGCGCTATCAGGACAGACATCAGTaaacggctcgtatgcccttgtacgtgttgtgccctcaccgcttacttcgcgttgaaacGACAGACAGCAAGAAAACCGCttcgcttcctggagcggccatatccgCTTAGCGTTTCGAGTTACGCGAGATAGGATCCAAACGAGTAaggtgctagccttacttcgtataaaatttcaattttttgctattgcattcactgcttcgcccttgcggcgaaactgttgaTTTATTGATTAATTAATATTGAATCTCACAGCCTGTACAACAAAACCATAGCAAATGGGTATATTGCTAAAACGTGAACGTGCCATCTGATACAacgtatacatagttttcacatgacgtcacaagcaGGTTATCTGCGCTGGGTACCTCAACATGGCGGCCGCCGTGACTCcttatctcattagagagtgtcagtgcggGGGAGCACACGCAGtcgttcggtccccgcgttcttttgtcCTCTCCCCTCTTTGTTCGTTCGCCAGACGCGCCAAAGGGAAACGCAAAGGAACACGTGGGgacaccggcactaatctgatgtcaccgtttctttctccgcgcgttcgagcaagagttcacgCAGCATGTCAACCAGCTAGTACTCCAAGATGGTGACCAtggtgacgtcaatgaaaactacgtattTCAGAAATGGCACATTGCCACCGAGTACAGAAATGAGACACTCTAGAAAGGATGTCCTTACTAACGTTTTGGTCGCCACACGGCTTTCGTTTTAACATGTTATGTTCACCTTTGAAGTCGAGGGCGCTGACGAGCGCCAGCAGCGTGCCGCAGTCGAGGATTCCTCGCGGAAGTAATTCCTTCACTCGGGAGCACGTGGTACGCTCGACGCAAGCGTTGATGCTAGACCTGCACGCTTCCGGGTCGGCGTGGAAGCGCTCAGACTCGACGGGGCTCTTGTAGCACCGGTCCAACGTGGCCTGGTATCCGCCCAGCGGCCGGAGTCGGTCGTCGGCGTACAGTCGGTTGGCCAAGCTAAGCGAGACCTGGCCGTGCATGTGACCGAGCTCGTTGAAGACGTGCCTGCGTGCGAGCAAGGTCCGCACATGGCGCTGTGGCAACTGGTCGCGACTAGTTGTTATAACCGGAAATACTATTTTGACCTCTTCGCTACCTGCGTCCACGTTCGTGGACATGCCTTCTTAAGCAAACTACACAACAGCGTCGCTGAAAACTCGCGCCTTTGTCGCTCAGAGTGTCCTTTACCCGTACTCCAAGacggtggcgtagccagggattttcttgggagggggggggggggttcaggcaTTTTTAATGCATGTTcatgcgttcgtttgtatgtgtgcctgtatatatataccgaagcgaaactgaaaaattttttggGAAAGgcgctgaacccccccccccctcccacccctggctacgcccatgcTCTAAGACTGAGCAGCAGTAGTCCGCATTCGTCGTGCAAACTAAACGAAACGGCAGTGGACAGATCTTGCAGCGCGCGCCTGCTAGGCCTACCTGACTGCGTAGAGTTTTGCGCTTAATACTTTATTTTTGGCTTTAAAGTATAGCGCGAACAAAAGTTGTGCTATTGGTCTTCGGAAATCGTTATAAAAATATCTGAAACGCTGAAAGCCAGAATCCGCATTTATCGGCGGTGTTATTGGCATATTTGCAGCAAGAGTCCCCATTTGTGGACGCCCATTTTAGGCCTTTGAAATAGGAAATTTTTGTCGcgatgtctttttcttttcttttccactTGTGGAACCACGCGGGAAGAGATTTTGCAAAGTGCATCTCTTTTTCTTGCCTACACTTTTTCTCGGTAGTGAAGAGGTTAAAAACGTTAATGATcaagatttaacccttgtggtagctgtaagtCGTTAACATACACCTCGACACAGCATATATATAGTCaatcccgcgcaaaggtggcatcagcaggcacataataaacactgatactcgatatgcactcgttcaaagcgtcgtcatttgagaagAGAAACAGCAATGTGTACGCTCCAAGTAATAGGGTATTCTAtgcctctgctcatgcatacactaccgcacagcgcttcaggaacgcgagaagcAGAAGCCCCTGAACGCGCAAAGGCGTTCCACGTTCTACTTTCCACTGGCGTGTGCCTCGCTGAAAAGGtctgttcgtagcttgagccgcgaaagcgcgaaggcgttccactttCCGCTGGCGTGTCTCGCTGAGAAGGTCTGTTCGTAGGTTGAGCCGCGAaagcgcgaaggcgttccactttCCGCTGGCGTGTCTCGCTGAGAAGGTCTGTTCGTAggttgagccgtgaacgcgcgaaggcgttccactttCCGCTGGCGTGTCTCGCTGAGAAGGtctgttcgtagcttgagccgcgaaagcgcgaaggcgttccactttCCGCTGGCGTGTCTCGCTGAGAAGGTCTGTTCGTAGGTTGAGCCgggaacgcgcgaaggcgttccactttCCGCTGGCGTGTCTCGCTGAGAAGGtctgttcgtagcttgagccgcgaaagcgcgaaggcgttccactttCCGCTGGCGTGTCTCGCTGAGAAGGTCTGTTCGTAggttgagccgtgaacgcgcgaaggcgttctacgttccgctggCGTGTGCCTCGCTGAGAAGGtctgttcgtagcttgagccgcgaaagcGCGAAggcgttctacgttccgctggCGTGTGCCTCGCTGAGAAGGtctgttcgtagcttgagccgcgaaagcgcgaaggcgttccactttCCGCTGGCGTGTCTCGCTGAGAAGGtctgttcgtagcttgagccgcgaaagcGCGAAggcgttctacgttccgctggCGTGTGCCTCGCTGAGAAGGtctgttcgtagcttgagccgcgaaagcGCGAAggcgttctacgttccgctggCGTGTGCCTCGCTGAGAAGGtctgttcgtagcttgagccgcgaaagcgcgaaggcgttccactttCCGCTGGCGTGTCTCGCTGAGGAGGTCTGTTCGTAggttgagccgtgaacgcgcgaaggcgttccactttCCGCTGGCGTGTCTCGCTGAGAAGGtctgttcgtagcttgagccgcgaaagcgcgaaggcgttccactttCCGCTGGCGTGTCTCGCTGAGGTCTGTTCGTAggttgagccgtgaacgcgcgaaggcgttccactttCCGCTGGCGTGTCTCGCTGAGAAGGtctgttcgtagcttgagccgcgaaagcgcgaaggcgttccactttCCGCTGGCGTGTCTCGCTGAGAAGGTCTGTTCGTAggttgagccgtgaacgcgcgaaggcgttccactttCCGCTGGCGTGTCTCGCTGAGAAGGtctgttcgtagcttgagccgcgaaagcgcgaaggcgttccactttCCGCTGGCGTGTCTCGCTGAGAAGGTCTGTTCGTAggttgagccgtgaacgcgcgaaggcgttccactttCCGCTGGCGTGTCTCGCTGAGAAGGtctgttcgtagcttgagccgcgaaagcgcgaaggcgttccactttCCGCTGGCGTGTCTCGCTGAGAAGGTCTGTTCGTAggttgagccgtgaacgcgcgaaggcgttccacttccCGCTGGCGTCGCTCTCGCGGAGAAGGTGTGAAATATACAAGGTGCATTTGTAAAGCCTCGTGCGTTTGTGTTGGTTAGCACAGTGGGTAGAACGCCCGGCATCTATCGCTGCGCACCGAGAGGTCGTGGTTTCGACACCCAGGTCATTCGCGCCAGGAAAGCTTTTTgctctagtttttctttgtcatctgttaatgtgcatttta
Protein-coding regions in this window:
- the LOC119375089 gene encoding leukocyte elastase inhibitor, translated to MASTEDVRARPGTAKLSPTRATKVPTTGEGVARTCNDLAVSMCKRLLRIKEQDIKPGDTPDNIAFSPLAVASGLSVVLAVTSGRTAKQLSAALVADVRTVHEQFRHVFNELGHMHGQVSLSLANRLYADDRLRPLGGYQATLDRCYKSPVESERFHADPEACRSSINACVERTTCSRVKELLPRGILDCGTLLALVSALDFKGRWNTPFDPGRTVPGDFHESRTRVVRTRMMWGDAPARLNHYCEGLAGRAIDVPYEDNGGRFSMTLLVPDQLDGLGALVESLTPERLNRILRGFDPQQDAQLELPRFKLEDTTDLRVVLQEMGVTDLFDPLVAEFPGFTMSRDPSEESSSGLQTNGLALSVAVHKAFIDVNEEGTGTTAPKDVPETPGSFLKDPSRFRVDRPFYFLIRCHNPEVILFAGTVHHVQPL